In the genome of Roseofilum reptotaenium CS-1145, the window CTCGATCAGCTAGAAGAAGTGTTGTACCAGCGCTGCCAAACCTTATTGAAACAGCCAGAATTAATTGGAGGGTTAACCGATTTTTACGGGTGGAGTGAACTCACTGCTATATCACAACTTATTCAACGGACTTGATATTAAAGCCCAATTCCAGATAGACTATAGCCTGGTCTGGCAGGTCCGCTAAGACTTCTGGAATTCCATCTTCTGGCAGCAACTGCACCCAGGGAAAGGAATACCCAATCCGCCCTCGATCTACTGAATCTGTTCCCATTCCGGGACAGCAGTAAAATAGAGGACGCTGCTGGTCTGAGAGGAACTGACTTATCCAAGTGGTTTTGCCACTACCGGGCGGCCCAGCGATCGCAATCAATGTCACGGATTCCATTCAGTCTTGCCTTTAAGTATAGAATTACAGAGAGTAGAATGATAATCATTATCATAAAGGAATTGAATGATATTGGAAAGTTATGGGTAAGTTGGAGTCTCTCCCATTTCTTCCCCTAACCAATCGATCAGACGCTCTACCAAATGGCATCCGTGAGTAAGATGGTGACCGCTTGGGGAGTCATGAAGCTCGTAGAAGAAGGAACGATCGCTTTAGATAAGCCTGCCAACTTGCAATTATTGATTGAAGAAGTCACGCAACAGTCTTTTTCGGACTATATGGCAAAGGCTATTTTAGAACCTTTGGGTATGAGAGAATCAAGTTTTGACTGGGAGGCGATCGCTGCTTCTGGTCGTACAGATAAGCTAGCAACCAGCTTCGATGAAAAACTGCAACCGAGTCCTCATCGTCAATACACAGCTAAAGCAGCGGCATCTCTTTACGCAACACCTCAAGATATGGCTCGCTTCGTTCAAGCTTATAGCCAAAAGAACTTAGTCCTAAAACAAGAAACACTAAAGCAAATGATGAACCCTCAGCCAGGGGCACATCAGGATTGGGGTTTAGGACATACTTTGTATGTTGCTAATGGTGCTGATCAATATACTGTAGGTCATGATGGGGGGAATTTGCCTGCGTTAGGGCATACGGTGCGGGTCAATCCTGCTACAGGCAATGGTATTGTTCTCCTAATTTCAGGAAACTTAGAGTTGGCAAGCCAGTTAGGAGATGACTGGGTTTACTGGGAAACAGGGAAGCTACCGATGAATGCAAAGTTGCGAATTTTGGGCAGCCGTTTAGTGCCAGCGCTTGTTGGGATTGGGCTAGGGGTACTGGCGATCGCAATTCGGGCGTTCATGAAATAGTGCCGCACAACAACGCGGTTGTTGAGAAGTAGGCTAAAGTTTAGTCAAGCGTGCTAGTTTGATTCCAGACATCTGAGCTACCATCTCAGCACGAGACGAAACTTTTAACTTACGATACATCCGCTTCAACGCTTGCTTAACAGTATTTTCGGTAATCCACAGAGCCGCACCAATCTCTGCATTAGTTAAGCCTTGGGCTACTAATTCGGCAATTTGAGCTTCGCGCGGGGTGAGCCGATCGCAGTTCCATGTTGGTAATGTAACCGGTTGCGATCGCAACGCTGCAAGTCTAGTCGATAAATGCAGACACAGGGCACTGAGATCCGCCAAGTCCTGAGCATCAAACGCCGAATTGTTGCGATGGCGCGTAAGGGCAATGCCCCCGACAAGCTGACCATCATGGACAATTGGGCCAATCATCACATGCCCATGATCCGCACGAGGGCAGATAGTTTGCCAAACACCAGGGTTCAATATGACTTCCTCATGTACAGGGGCATGACGTTGCATTAAGTAGCGTAAGACCGGATTATGGTCAAGCGACAGCGCTAATCTGATCAAATCGGGAGTATTAGCATCAATGGATGGAAATTTATCCAGAAAGCATAGTCCCCACCGAGTAGCGGTAAAATATCGGCCAATCTGAACCATAACGGACTGACGCAGTTCTGACTCGGCTTGGGCCTGAATAATCGCTTTAAATAAAGACTTTAACGAAATTTCCATAATTGCGATCGCTCATTTCCTCTATTTTTACTGCCATCAAGTCGTCAAGTGTACCCGAACGAGGTCTAGGCAACGTTAGCTAACAACTCTTACTCTAGCTATGTTGTCAATAGTAACAATAGATTCTAGTTGCGAATTCGATCGCTAATCAAACTGATGACTAAACAACTTTCTTCAGAGTCAGATTCCTAAAACGGATAAAGAAATCGCTTGCTAAGAACTAGTCTACATTCAAGTTATAACGGGAGAAATCAATGAATCATTATGCTCATCCTGAAGTCTTAGTCGATTCGCAATGGCTTGCCGATCGCTTAGACGATCCAAGCCTTCGAGTGATAGAAGTAGATATGAATCCAGCCCTCTATCAAGAGACACACATTCCGGGGGCAGTATTTTGGAATGTGTTGAACGATCTATTTCAACCCAATCTTCGTTTAATCCGACCGCGATCAAAAATTTGCTTTCTCGATCAGGTATTACCCAAGATACTACGATTGTTTCCTATGGTAGCTATCCTGGAACTGGAGCCTGGATTTTCTGGTTTTTAAAGATGATTGGACATTCAGATGTCAGAGTGCTCAATGGTGGGCATCAAAAGTGGATGGAGGAAGGTCGTCCGGTTACAGCAGAGTTGTCAACCTTTACACCAACCCAATATTTGCCTAAATCATTGAATACAAGTTTGCAAGTATTGTCAGCAGAGGTTCAAGCTGCGATCTCTAATCCCGATCAAATCTTGGTAGATGTACGCACGCTTGCAGAATATCAGGGCGATGTATATCTAATGAAGCCACCGGAAGAAACAGAACGGGCTGGGCATATTCCTAATGCAGTCCATCTCGAACATATCCTGACCCTCAATGATGATGGCACGTTCAAATCATTCGATGAATTACAGGCGCTGTTCAATAGCAAAAGCATTACCCCAGACAAAGAAGTATTTCCTTATTGTGCTGTAGGGGCAAGATCTGCTTACATCTGGTTTGTCTTGAAATATTTGCTAGGCTATCCCCATGTTCGGAACTACGATGGTTCATGGAATGAATGGAGTCATTTGCCGAACGTTGAGATTAAAAAGTAGCTTAAATCTCTCACCTGTTGCACAGCATAATAGAGTATTGGCATCAGCACGGATGAAGCGATCGCACAACTGAATCGCAGGTGTTTCTGGTGTGAGTTGATCGGTCTGAAGCGATCGGGAAAACCTTTGACACGCTGCTCCTGTCCGTAGGCTCCCTCTGTCAGTCAGGCGGCCTTGCGATCGCCGGCAGTCCATCATCCCGACCCCGATCCCCTTCGTCAGCAATGATGGCAGCGGTTTCGATTGGAACTCACCGACACCACATCAAATGCTCTCTGTGTTGGTCGAAAGTGCGTGCTGGGGCAGAGCCATATTAATATTATTTCTTATGCAAGACTCTAAACAAAACATCAATGCCAGAGCTTCTATGGATTTGGAACAGCGAAAGAACTGGTATTCTCCGGTTGCTAATATCTATTACAATGCAAGACCAAGTTATCCCAACGAATTAATCGATCGCGCTGTTTCTTTAGCTCAACTCTCTTCAGATAGCTCGATTCTTGAGGTCGGCTGTGGGCCTGGAAATGCAACAGTGGCGTTTGCTAAATTTGGATGTTCAATGACGTGTCTTGAGCCAAACCTAGATTTTTGCCTTTTAGCCGAACGCAACTGTGTGTCATATCCAAATGTCACTATCTACAGCACCACATTTGAAGCATGGGAACGACAAGCGAAACAGTTCAATGCTGTTTTGTCTGCTAATGCTTTTCACTGGATACCTTCAGAGATACGATATGCCAAAGCAGCGGCTGCATTACGCGACAACGGATGTCTGATTCTGCTATGGAATCTGACTCCTGAACCCAAATACGAAGTTTACCAAGCGATCGAGAAAGTCTATCAGGCTTATGCACCCTCATTGGTTCGATATGAAGGTCCAGAAGTTCAAGCCGATATTCTGAGGCGATTTGAACAAGAAATCTTGAACTCCGGCTTCTTTAAGGAGTTGGTTGTTGAGCAAACCACCTGTGAAGTTACCTATAGCATTGATGATTATTTTAAGCTTTTAAGTACGCTTCGCAGACTAGAGCCACAAGTAAAAGAACTACTCTTTGCCCGATTGCGGAAGGAGCTAGAAAAATTTGGAGATAGTGTACAACTTTCATTTCTTTCTGCTGTTCATGTCGCCCGCAAAGAGGGTTAGTCTGTTGGGAGCGCTACTTAACCCCCTCAACGCTCTACAAGTAAGGTGATTCCTAATCGTCAATCTACTGAGTCAAGGAGTCCATTGAGTCTTGCCTTAAGATACAATAAGATTAAAGAATGATAATCATTCTTGTTTTGTAGATGAATTGAACGGCACTCGAAAGTGATAGGTAATTGGAAGATGGCCCCTTCAAATGGAACGGTAGACCAGGTAGATATTGCCATCATTGGTGCGGGTCCGCAGGCGTTAACCTTAGTGACGCATTTACTGCAAAAGAAGGAGTCCATGCGCAACCGCTTTGTGGTACTCGATCCGGCGGGGGATTGGCTACAGCAATGGCAACACCAGTTTGCCGCCTACAATATTCCCCACCTGCGATCGCCGGTAGTCCATCATCCCGACCCCGATCCCCATGCCCTGCGCACCTTTGCGGAATCTCGTTCATCGGAACTCTTTCCTCCCTACGACCTACCCGGAACCCAACTCTTCCATGACTTTTGTCAAGAAGTGATTCGGCGCTGGGAATTGCAGGAGCGGGTGATTCCAACCCAGGTCAAGCAAATCGAACTGTTTCATCAGATGGGATGGCAGCGGTTTCGGTTGACACTCGCTGACGGTGGAGTGCTGACAGCCAAGCGGGTTGTGTTGGCGATCGCCGGCGGCCAAGCCAACCTTCCCTCATGGGCGCAAACTTTGTCCTCGAACCCCCCAAGCGATCGCCTCCTGCACTCCCATCAGGTCGATTTGCGCGATTTGCCGCAGTTAACCGGAGAAACGATTTTGATTGTCGGCAGTGGGCTGACGAGCGGACATCTAGCCTTGGGGGCGATCTCTCGCGGTGCAACGGTGATCATGATGGCGCGGCGTACCTTTTACGAGAAACTCTTCGATGCCGAACCGGGATGGCTCGGCCCCAAATATCTCAAGGGATTCCACGCTGAACCCGATTGGGAAACTCGCTGGCAGATGATTCACACTGCCCGTAATGGGGGTTCCCTAACCCCGGCCGTTCTCACCCAATTGCGACGCAAGGAACGACAGGGCAAGCTCTCGTTTTACGAGCAGTGCGAAGTTCAGTCCGCCACTTGGCAAGGGAATGCCTGGAGAGTAACCTGCAACCATCCGGGTGTTCATCACTGCATTGCCCAACAACGAATTGACCGCATCTGGCTGGCAACAGGTAGTACGCTAGATGTGGATCACTGGCCCCTGTTAGCTAATATACGGGCGACCAACCCCTTACCCCTGATCAATGGCTTACCGGTGTTGGATGAGAAGCTTCGCTGGGGAGGACGCAATCTTTTCATTATGGGGGGAGCGGCGGCATTGCAACTTGGGCCGGTAGCTCGCAACTTATTTGGGGCTAGGTTAGCGAGTAACCGCATTGTCCCAGCACTGATCAAGGACTTTAGTGGGCGATCGTACTCCGCAGTATAACTATGTTGGTGCAGAGTGATTGCTGGCAGTTCAAGGTTCTCGTTACTGCGCTGGGACTATTTAGGCTGCTTGGGGGTTATTGTCAAGGTAAAATAAATAGGGTATATTACTCAGGCTCGGTTCTAGCGGCTGATACCCGCTAGAGGTAACGGGGAAAGTCCGGTGTAAATCCGGCGCTGTCCCGCAACTGTGAGGAGAGACGCAACTCTTTAAGTCAGAATGCCCGCCGAAGTGTAAAACCATCACATAAACATCTGCGAGGTACGGATGATGAAGACTTCAAATTTTTGCGATCAGCTTTTTGTCAAACATTTAAGGTTGTAGCGTTCTGAGTTGAACGTCAGGTTGATATTCAATCAAGCTATCTGAGTAAAGGTAGCCAAGTTTTGTCCTGGCGATCGCATCTAGTACCCTCACTATATCTAACTATGGGCTGTTTACCAATCAGAAGACAGCTAGTTTTTAGGTTGACTTACAGAATTTAGGAAGCGATAACTGATGACCATTCAAGCTGCAACGCTGGGGTATCCCCACATTGGTAAAAATCGTGAAGTTAAAAAGGCACTAGGAGTCTTTTGGAACTGCCGGGAAGAAGTGATTCCGGCTCTGAAAAACAAGGTGGCCGCCGCAAAAATGATTCGGGAGGAGAGCTATGGGACTCAGGAATGATATATGGCAGGGCGATTGCGGCTACTGGCAAGACCTATTTATTCGGGAAAACCTGTTACCCCTAGGACATGCGGCATGGCAGGGGTTTATCACTGAGGGACGGGGCATGGTAGCTTGCGATGTGGCCGCGATCGCTACTAGATTTGTAGATTATAACAGTGACATAGTGGAGCATACTGTCCGGTTTGTTCCCCTATTGGATGTCTCAGCCTATTTGCAAACGCTCCATCTAAAAACAACAGTCATTGAACGGCTGCTTGATGCGGTTCAAACCTATGATCCCGTTCGAGAAATTCTGTTGTTAATTGATGAAGACGGACAGGCAGATATTAACCTACTGCGAAACCTCAAAGTTGCTCCAGTTGATTGTTACCGACAGGTGCAACGGCGTTGGGTAGAGTTCCAACTCGATCAATCCCCTGGAGATTTGTATGAACAAAAATACTGAATAGATCCCAACACCGGCTCATCCCTTTTTTAAATATCAATCTTCCCGTCAACTAAAACCACCGAAATATGCTCAGAAAAGCTAATTTTGTCTTGACTCCATACATCAACAGCAGCAACCTGCGGGCAACTTACCAAATTCTTAATACCGTTGTGCCTTATGTTCTCTTATGGATTTTAGCCATACAGGCTCAATCAATTTCTCTATGGCTATTGCCCCCAATCATTGTACTCCTAGTTCTCTTTTCACTGCGCTGTTTTTCCTTGATGCATGATTGTGGACACAATTCTCTCTTTCGGTCAAAATCAGCAAACCGTATTATTGGGTTCCTGCTGGGTGTGATCAATGCGATTCCCCAATATGGCTGGTCAAGAGATCATGCCTACCATCACAAAACCAATGGCGACTGGGAGCGATATCGAGGCGTTGCCGATTTCTTGTCCACCGAGGAGTTTTCTCAGCTCGATCCTTTCCATCAAAGACTATATGAAGTCCTGCGACATCCACTTATGGCGATTCCCGGCGGATTCTTCTATCTTGTCATCAAGCCTAGGCTGATTTTGAGCCTAGGAGTTTATGATTTCATCCATCATATATTTACTGATTTAAAGCAGGGTTCGGAGTTAAAATTAGCGCCAATGCTCTCTGCCCACCAGTCCAAATACTGGCAGTCATCTGCTGAATTTTGGGATCTCTTGCTCAACAACATCTTTGTGGTCAGTAGCTGGATTATTTTAAGCTCTTTATGGGGATTTGAATTGTTTTGGAGTCTTTACTCTATGGTCATCATTTGTTCTGCCACGATCTTTATCTGGATCTTTTTTGTCCAGCACATTTTTGAAGGTGCTTACGCTCATAAAACGGAAGGCTGGGACTATATTTCAGGTGCAGTTAAGGGCAGCAGTTATTTAAAATTACCAGCTATTCTCAGATGGTTTAGTGCAGACATTGGCTATCACAATATTCATCATCTTTCCGAAAGAATTCCCAATTACCATCTCGCCGCTTGTCATCGTGAAAATAGTCATCTGCTTTCGGATGTCAAGATTCTCCGAATGACAGATTTATTTGACTGTGCCCAATTCATTTTGTGGGACGCAGACTCAAATCGTTTAGTTTCGATCGCCTCCTTTCGTCAAGCTGCTGAGGCTAGGGCAACAGCTTTAGCGAAATAGGTCAAAATTAGATCAGTCAACTCG includes:
- a CDS encoding class I SAM-dependent methyltransferase gives rise to the protein MQDSKQNINARASMDLEQRKNWYSPVANIYYNARPSYPNELIDRAVSLAQLSSDSSILEVGCGPGNATVAFAKFGCSMTCLEPNLDFCLLAERNCVSYPNVTIYSTTFEAWERQAKQFNAVLSANAFHWIPSEIRYAKAAAALRDNGCLILLWNLTPEPKYEVYQAIEKVYQAYAPSLVRYEGPEVQADILRRFEQEILNSGFFKELVVEQTTCEVTYSIDDYFKLLSTLRRLEPQVKELLFARLRKELEKFGDSVQLSFLSAVHVARKEG
- a CDS encoding fatty acid desaturase — encoded protein: MLRKANFVLTPYINSSNLRATYQILNTVVPYVLLWILAIQAQSISLWLLPPIIVLLVLFSLRCFSLMHDCGHNSLFRSKSANRIIGFLLGVINAIPQYGWSRDHAYHHKTNGDWERYRGVADFLSTEEFSQLDPFHQRLYEVLRHPLMAIPGGFFYLVIKPRLILSLGVYDFIHHIFTDLKQGSELKLAPMLSAHQSKYWQSSAEFWDLLLNNIFVVSSWIILSSLWGFELFWSLYSMVIICSATIFIWIFFVQHIFEGAYAHKTEGWDYISGAVKGSSYLKLPAILRWFSADIGYHNIHHLSERIPNYHLAACHRENSHLLSDVKILRMTDLFDCAQFILWDADSNRLVSIASFRQAAEARATALAK
- a CDS encoding FAD/NAD(P)-binding protein, which gives rise to MAPSNGTVDQVDIAIIGAGPQALTLVTHLLQKKESMRNRFVVLDPAGDWLQQWQHQFAAYNIPHLRSPVVHHPDPDPHALRTFAESRSSELFPPYDLPGTQLFHDFCQEVIRRWELQERVIPTQVKQIELFHQMGWQRFRLTLADGGVLTAKRVVLAIAGGQANLPSWAQTLSSNPPSDRLLHSHQVDLRDLPQLTGETILIVGSGLTSGHLALGAISRGATVIMMARRTFYEKLFDAEPGWLGPKYLKGFHAEPDWETRWQMIHTARNGGSLTPAVLTQLRRKERQGKLSFYEQCEVQSATWQGNAWRVTCNHPGVHHCIAQQRIDRIWLATGSTLDVDHWPLLANIRATNPLPLINGLPVLDEKLRWGGRNLFIMGGAAALQLGPVARNLFGARLASNRIVPALIKDFSGRSYSAV
- a CDS encoding serine hydrolase domain-containing protein, with the translated sequence MDQTLYQMASVSKMVTAWGVMKLVEEGTIALDKPANLQLLIEEVTQQSFSDYMAKAILEPLGMRESSFDWEAIAASGRTDKLATSFDEKLQPSPHRQYTAKAAASLYATPQDMARFVQAYSQKNLVLKQETLKQMMNPQPGAHQDWGLGHTLYVANGADQYTVGHDGGNLPALGHTVRVNPATGNGIVLLISGNLELASQLGDDWVYWETGKLPMNAKLRILGSRLVPALVGIGLGVLAIAIRAFMK
- a CDS encoding helix-turn-helix transcriptional regulator, with protein sequence MEISLKSLFKAIIQAQAESELRQSVMVQIGRYFTATRWGLCFLDKFPSIDANTPDLIRLALSLDHNPVLRYLMQRHAPVHEEVILNPGVWQTICPRADHGHVMIGPIVHDGQLVGGIALTRHRNNSAFDAQDLADLSALCLHLSTRLAALRSQPVTLPTWNCDRLTPREAQIAELVAQGLTNAEIGAALWITENTVKQALKRMYRKLKVSSRAEMVAQMSGIKLARLTKL